The Lepeophtheirus salmonis chromosome 1, UVic_Lsal_1.4, whole genome shotgun sequence genome has a segment encoding these proteins:
- the Cht6 gene encoding uncharacterized protein Cht6 isoform X3, whose amino-acid sequence MSLVKNKILPTLIVVLVCLSISSGTKLVKRQVDNQKKVVCYYANWAVYRQGQAKFSPQNINPYLCTHLIYAFGGLKKDDTIAPFDKYQDLEKRGLSHFASLKTYNKELKTMVAIGGWNEASKKFSPMVADPERRYTFIKSAVQFLRRYNFDGIDLDWEYPTQRDGGRPQDKENYAKLIKEMREAFEREADQTGKDRLIISMAVPASLEITAEGYDVRALDKDLDFFNVLAYDYHSSLETAVNHHSPLFRIKEISEFDFRTDLNIESTIKYYLGHGASPNKLVLGIPTYGRSYTLVNPDAHEIGSPTDGPGVKGNGTKEDGYLAYYEICKGIKEQKWDVVRANPGQTGPYAHHDNFWVGYDDIDIVREKAYYVAEEGLGGIMFWTIDNDDFRGNCHNEPYPLIEAAKRALYSSTTSVQSSRSDRPRSLSNNRGVTTPSPPTTPSSEPSFVCTDEGFFPHTKSCKKYYWCLEAAGVGMVAHTFTCPQGLFFNSLTDGCDFKRNVECGDKSTKEEVKVEDTTTESSVASKSNDKSVQDILQEIKSAGGLAAFEEQLQEEEFEKKELKQRTKDRNDDISSKTRNRFTKLLERKKPKESEPTSSESSYSQEKKEPSSFLTRLSNRRRNNDPPSSTSSPIITESPSTTPITSSPISNPPARSGFLRNRNRPTFLRNQPPQPEENIPAEDNEIVLPETPRNSLVQDPLKNVQRTSFLNRGTPPQSENISGLGKAEPVKISSDSFRPKTFVRNEEEEEELEVIKIDDQTPDLITEGTPTLLQRSRDSERNFKFSSVQNRGLPPRLTKSSATDFSRNLAYVTIDRSRGTPKLSDDTEPVIPSQGRESAAPSTTLVEEEAPRDRENTVRDLEYVTIQRGVPSRKKLQSQVTSSSNSTSPAVDPAAIDSHSKDAADDETKKNNNKNQDDGPSTTTLLPTTTFTSEVTSTATATTTTLDSIKTTIFPSNIFDEENILNITVFKTISETLRLPNVSLFRPKSLTENSIQVHSAKLSSSKYLKDHKTMGGTTETVDDLLFSTTAFSPSTTIELTTTKTPHPSTTISTTTSINKIQALIYQRKNSGKNSFFLNKSRKEFESANEISDSKSSSSASSSPLPSNSIKIPSFKRPNLRAKFPRKPFGKKDLTPSTTQQSSSLIPDTNTFKPPSTTTTERNGFVKPSRPTNRLFNKFISRGTIGKLSKEDKTSSTSISDNITTTTSKTLVSAPVTRSTLRSFIPTRSFSRRPSSAFKPIDLSAAPSKKSISQDRSSSFRRSNLFTETTTDPTTITTYLPVIVETTEKLTVGKILANLHGDSTENPESSSLRPKSFKPKFQRNKLREKLQHQLQEQQESINLSTEEPETTTNTPQSSLSAVKIKSKITPRRILSRPGSKPSKPPRDFTTQKPNPSTPSRFQPTPRRNLRNRFSPTITGFSRNNERKNLFSSQLPRFLSTTTESTFIVTEPAVRVISNGDIAQKLGLIPTPIPLSVGGRDDDSTNIIDSTQINPLNKKDILVGLFNSQSSTKSPSFAPTERNTVKNLLESAIVSSSIPKQKVESSTERYVPFFPNALPLREPISDEDDISNAKEEDLANNFVKPISRSSTSFASRRQNKRGRKIKRRRNPSASSSSITTEAPQLFLGGPTVSPSRNVPKRQFGRRPNFSRQKNIRNRLTSERETTTFAPESSESVVEQGEEPNNQVSLNEVEPQFRRRRPDFQRRRNNIGKLSIKNITDTGRDSDFDLDNNNLINKTTTTDTTLSIINKNEEAFTTKGIVTTVILLKNDSNLNFQTTVSNTIVNVTTPIQATTSTLRSRTTSTIKASSPSTTLSGVKKAKSKERNNIFNRRRKPSKFAGFRQDSNKDNVELSVLGETTITTSFPNIIETNTPPL is encoded by the exons atgagtctagtcaaaaataaaatactgccAACCCTTATAGTGGTATTGGTATGTCTCTCCATATCTTCAG GAACAAAGTTGGTCAAAAGACAAGTTGATAATCAAAAGAAAGTTGTCTGCTACTATGCAAACTGGGCTGTCTACAGACAAGGCCAGGCCAAATTCTCACCTCAAAACATTAATCCTTATTTGTGCACGCATTTGATCTACGCATTTGGAGGATTGAAAAAAGATGATACAATTGCTCCATTTGACAAATACCAGGATCTAGAAAAAA GGGGATTATCACATTTTGCCTCCCTCAAAACATACAACAAGGAATTAAAAACCATGGTGGCCATTGGAGGATGGAATGAAGCATCCAAGAAATTTAGTCCCATGGTTGCTGATCCTGAGAGGCGATACACATTCATCAAGAGTGCTGTTCAGTTCTTGAGGCGATATAACTTTGATGGAATTGATTTGGATTGGGAGTATCCCACACAACGTGACGGAGGAAGGCCTcaagataaagaaaattatgCTAAATTGATCAAA GAAATGAGAGAAGCTTTTGAACGCGAAGCTGATCAAACTGGAAAGGATCGTCTCATCATATCTATGGCTGTTCCAGCTTCATTGGAAATTACTGCTGAAGGATATGACGTACGAGCATTGGATAAGGATTTGGATTTCTTTAATGTTTTAGCCTATGACTACCACTCCTCATTAGAGACAGCTGTGAATCATCATTCTCCTCTTTTCCGAATTAAAGAGATTTCGGAATTTGATTTCCGCACAGATTTAAATATCGAATCCacaattaagtattatttaggACATGGTGCTTCACCAAATAAACTTGTTTTGGGTATTCCTACCTATGGTCGCTCTTACACACTTGTAAATCCTGATGCACATGAAATTGGAAGCCCAACTGATGGCCCAGGAGTAAAAGGAAATGGAACAAAAGAAGATGGATACCTTGCTTATTATGAA ATTTGTAAAGGTATCAAGGAGCAAAAATGGGATGTTGTAAGAGCAAATCCTGGACAAACTGGTCCCTATGCACATCACGATAATTTTTGGGTTGGATACGATGATATTGATATTGTACGTGAAAAGGCATACTACGTTGCTGAAGAAGGACTAGGAGGAATTATGTTCTGGACGATTGACAACGATGATTTCCGAGGAAATTGTCATAATGAACCTTATCCTCTCATTGAAGCTGCCAAAAGAGCTCTCTACTCTTCCACTACATCCGTGCAATC AAGTCGGTCAGACAGACCAAGAAGCTTGAGCAACAACCGTGGAGTAACAACGCCATCCCCACCAACTACACCCAGCTCTGAACCAA GTTTCGTATGTACGGATGAAGGATTCTTTCCCCATACAAAGAGTTGCAAAAAATACTATTGGTGTTTGGAAGCAGCAGGTGTTGGCATGGTAGCCCATACATTTACATGTCCCCAAGGTCTTTTTTTCAACTCATTAACTGATGGATGTGACTTTAAACGTAATGTGGAATGTGGAGACAAAAGTACAAAGGAGGAAGTGAAGGTCGAAGACACAACCACAGAATCAAGCGTTGCGTCAAAGTCAAATGATAAGTCCGTTCAGGATATTTTGCAGGAAATTAAATCAGCAG GTGGTCTTGCAGCTTTTGAGGAACAATTACAGGAAGAAGAATTTGAAAAGAAGGAGTTGAAGCAGAGAACCAAGGATCGGAATGATGACATTTCAAGCAAAACAAGGAATCGTTTCACAAAGCTTTTAGAGAGGAAGAAGCCCAAAGAAAG TGAGCCCACTTCATCTGAATCAAGTTATTCACAAGAGAAAAAAGAACCCAGTAGCTTCCTAACAAGACTATCCAATCGCCGTCGTAATAATGATCCACCTAGTAGCACTTCCTCACCCATCATCACTGAATCTCCCTCAACCACTCCTATCACATCTTCCCCTATCTCCAATCCTCCCGCACGATCCGGTTTCCTTCGAAACCGTAACCGTCCCACCTTTCTTCGAAACCAACCACCTCAACC AGAGGAGAATATTCCTGCAGAAGATAACGAAATTGTTCTTCCTGAGACTCCAAGGAACTCCTTGGTTCAAGACCCATTGAAAAATGTTCAAAGAACATCCTTTTTAAACCGTGGTACTCCTCCACAAAGTGAAAATATTTCTGGATT gGGCAAGGCTGAGCCTGTCAAAATCTCTTCTGACAGCTTCAGACCCAAAACATTTGTTCGAaatgaggaagaagaagaagaactaGAAGTGATTAAAATTGACGACCAAACCCCTGATTTGAT TACTGAAGGAACTCCTACTCTACTCCAACGCTCTCGTGATTCTGAGAg GAATTTTAAGTTCTCATCGGTACAAAATAGGGGCTTACCACCGCGATTGACAAAATCTTCTGCTACAGACTTTAG TCGTAATTTGGCTTATGTAACAATCGATCGATCCAGAGGAACCCCCAAACTATCCGATGATACTGAACCCGTCATTCCATCTCAAGGCAGAGAATCCGCAGCACCGTCAACAACGTTAGTGGAAGAAGAAGCCCCAAGAGACCGAGAAAATACGGTCCGTGACTTAGA ATATGTGACAATTCAAAGAGGAGTTCCttcaaggaaaaaattacaatcacAG GTCACTTCCTCTTCTAATTCTACTTCCCCTGCTGTTGACCCTGCTGCCATTGACAGTCACAGCAAAGATGCTGCTGATGATGAAactaaaaagaacaataataaaaatcaagatgATGGTCCTTCAACAACCACACTTCTGCCAACGACCACTTTTACGTCGGAAGTGACGTCGACAGCAACAGCGACAACCACAACTCTTGATTCTATTAAAACCACAATTTTCCCTTCAAACatatttgatgaagaaaatattttgaacatcactgtttttaaaactatttctgAAACACTGCGGTTACCAAATGTCTCTTTATTTAGACCTAAGTCCTTAACGGAAAACTCTATCCAGGTTCATTCTGCTAAACTTTCATCcagcaaatatttaaaagatcatAAAACGATGGGGGGAACAACGGAGACGGTTGATGATCTATTATTTTCTACAACAGCCTTCAGTCCATCAACCACAATTGAGCTAACTACAACGAAGACGCCACATCCAAGCACCACCATATCAACGACAACatccattaataaaatacaagcaTTGATCTATCAACGGAAGAATTCCGGGAAAAATAGCTTCTTTCTTAATAAGAGTCGTAAGGAGTTTGAGTCTGCCAATGAAATCAGTGACTCAAAATCCAGCTCGTCTGCCTCTTCCTCTCCTTTGCCCTCAAACTCCATCAAAATTCCATCTTTTAAAAGACCTAACCTTAGAGCTAAATTCCCAAGAAAGCCCTTTGGCAAGAAAGACCTAACACCTTCCACAACGCAACAAAGCTCTTCCCTTATCCCTGACACTAACACCTTTAAACCTCCTTCCACCACCACAACAGAGCGTAATGGCTTTGTCAAGCCAAGTCGGCCAACAAATCgcttattcaataaatttatttctcgTGGTACCATTGGTAAACTCTCCAAGGAAGACAAAACTAGTAGCACGAGTATTAGTGACAATATCACAACAACTACTTCTAAAACCTTAGTCAGTGCTCCTGTCACAAGATCAACCTTAAGATCATTCATTCCTACAAGATCTTTCTCACGTAGACCTTCAAGTGCATTTAAACCCATTGATTTATCTGCTGCACCTAGCAAAAAGAGCATTTCTCAGGATAGATCCTCATCATTCAGAAGAAGTAACCTCTTTACTGAGACCACAACGGATCCTACAACAATAACAACATATCTCCCAGTTATTGTAGAAACCACAGAGAAATTGACCGTCGGAAAGATTTTGGCAAATCTACATGGCGACTCGACAGAGAATCCAGAAAGCTCATCACTTCGGCCCAAGAGTTTCAAgccaaaatttcaaagaaataaactCAGAGAAAAGTTACAACATCAACTTCAAGAGCAACAGGAGAGCATTAACCTTAGCACTGAAGAGCCTGAGACCACCACTAATACTCCTCAATCATCCCTATCTGCTGTTAAAATCAAGAGCAAAATAACTCCAAGACGTATTCTATCAAGACCTGGTTCCAAGCCTTCTAAGCCTCCAAGGGATTTTACTACGCAGAAGCCCAATCCCTCAACTCCATCTCGCTTTCAACCTACGCCCAGGAGAAATTTGAGGAATCGATTTTCACCCACCATAACAGGATTTTCTCGTAATAATGAGAGGAAAAATCTATTTTCCTCTCAGTTGCCTCGCTTTCTCTCAACTACAACTGAATCAACATTCATTGTAACTGAACCTGCTGTCAGAGTCATTTCGAATGGTGACATTGCACAAAAGTTGGGATTAATCCCAACACCCATTCCACTGAGTGTTGGTGGTAGAGATGATGACAGTACTAACATTATTGACTCAACACAAATAAATcctctgaataaaaaagacATCCTCGTCGGACTTTTTAATTCCCAATCCTCGACTAAGTCACCATCGTTTGCTCCAACTGAGAGGAATACGGTTAAAAATCTACTGGAATCCGCAATTGTGTCTTCCTCCATTCCAAAACAAAAAGTTGAATCTTCCACTGAAAGATATGTTCCTTTTTTCCCCAATGCTCTACCTCTTAGAGAACCTATCTCTGACGAAGATGATATTTCTAATGCTAAAGAAGAGGATTTAGCTAACAACTTTGTTAAGCCCATTTCACGCTCAAGCACATCTTTTGCTTCACGAAGACAAAATAAACGAGGACGCAAAATAAAGAGACGAAGAAACCCTTCAGCTTCTTCCAGTAGTATCACAACTGAGGCACCTCAACTATTTCTTGGAGGTCCAACAGTTAGTCCTAGTAGAAACGTGCCCAAAAGACAATTTGGTCGAAGACCTAATTTTTctaggcaaaaaaatataagaaaccgCTTAACATCTGAAAGAGAAACGACGACCTTTGCCCCTGAGTCATCTGAGTCAGTAGTAGAACAAGGAGAAGAACCTAACAATCAAGTTTCTCTCAATGAAGTAGAGCCTCAATTCAGAAGACGACGACCTGACTTTCAGAGAAGACGTAATAATATAGGTAAgttatcaatcaaaaatatcacTGACACTGGTCGTGACTCCGACTTTGACCTGGACAACAACAATCTcatcaataaaacaacaacaacagataCTACGCTGTcgataattaacaaaaatgaagaagctTTTACAACAAAAGGAATAGTCACTACAGTCATATTGCTGAAGAATGACTCAAATCTTAACTTCCAAACTACAGTATCTAACACCATTGTCAATGTTACTACTCCTATTCAAGCTACGACAAGTACTTTGAGAAGTAGAACAACATCAACAATTAAAGCCTCATCTCCCTCAACTACTTTGAGTGGTGTCAAAAAGGCTAAATCGAAAgaaagaaacaatatttttaatcgcAGAAGAAAACCTTCCAAATTTGCAGGTTTTCGACAGGATTCTAATAAGGATAATGTTGAACTCTCCGTATTAGGAGAGACCACCATAACCACTTCATTTCCTAATATAATAGAAACAAATACTCCCCCTCTCTGA
- the Cht6 gene encoding uncharacterized protein Cht6 isoform X14: MSLVKNKILPTLIVVLVCLSISSGTKLVKRQVDNQKKVVCYYANWAVYRQGQAKFSPQNINPYLCTHLIYAFGGLKKDDTIAPFDKYQDLEKRGLSHFASLKTYNKELKTMVAIGGWNEASKKFSPMVADPERRYTFIKSAVQFLRRYNFDGIDLDWEYPTQRDGGRPQDKENYAKLIKEMREAFEREADQTGKDRLIISMAVPASLEITAEGYDVRALDKDLDFFNVLAYDYHSSLETAVNHHSPLFRIKEISEFDFRTDLNIESTIKYYLGHGASPNKLVLGIPTYGRSYTLVNPDAHEIGSPTDGPGVKGNGTKEDGYLAYYEICKGIKEQKWDVVRANPGQTGPYAHHDNFWVGYDDIDIVREKAYYVAEEGLGGIMFWTIDNDDFRGNCHNEPYPLIEAAKRALYSSTTSVQSSRSDRPRSLSNNRGVTTPSPPTTPSSEPSFVCTDEGFFPHTKSCKKYYWCLEAAGVGMVAHTFTCPQGLFFNSLTDGCDFKRNVECGDKSTKEEVKVEDTTTESSVASKSNDKSVQDILQEIKSAGGLAAFEEQLQEEEFEKKELKQRTKDRNDDISSKTRNRFTKLLERKKPKEREENIPAEDNEIVLPETPRNSLVQDPLKNVQRTSFLNRGTPPQSENISGLGKAEPVKISSDSFRPKTFVRNEEEEEELEVIKIDDQTPDLITEGTPTLLQRSRDSESRNLAYVTIDRSRGTPKLSDDTEPVIPSQGRESAAPSTTLVEEEAPRDRENTVRDLEYVTIQRGVPSRKKLQSQVTSSSNSTSPAVDPAAIDSHSKDAADDETKKNNNKNQDDGPSTTTLLPTTTFTSEVTSTATATTTTLDSIKTTIFPSNIFDEENILNITVFKTISETLRLPNVSLFRPKSLTENSIQVHSAKLSSSKYLKDHKTMGGTTETVDDLLFSTTAFSPSTTIELTTTKTPHPSTTISTTTSINKIQALIYQRKNSGKNSFFLNKSRKEFESANEISDSKSSSSASSSPLPSNSIKIPSFKRPNLRAKFPRKPFGKKDLTPSTTQQSSSLIPDTNTFKPPSTTTTERNGFVKPSRPTNRLFNKFISRGTIGKLSKEDKTSSTSISDNITTTTSKTLVSAPVTRSTLRSFIPTRSFSRRPSSAFKPIDLSAAPSKKSISQDRSSSFRRSNLFTETTTDPTTITTYLPVIVETTEKLTVGKILANLHGDSTENPESSSLRPKSFKPKFQRNKLREKLQHQLQEQQESINLSTEEPETTTNTPQSSLSAVKIKSKITPRRILSRPGSKPSKPPRDFTTQKPNPSTPSRFQPTPRRNLRNRFSPTITGFSRNNERKNLFSSQLPRFLSTTTESTFIVTEPAVRVISNGDIAQKLGLIPTPIPLSVGGRDDDSTNIIDSTQINPLNKKDILVGLFNSQSSTKSPSFAPTERNTVKNLLESAIVSSSIPKQKVESSTERYVPFFPNALPLREPISDEDDISNAKEEDLANNFVKPISRSSTSFASRRQNKRGRKIKRRRNPSASSSSITTEAPQLFLGGPTVSPSRNVPKRQFGRRPNFSRQKNIRNRLTSERETTTFAPESSESVVEQGEEPNNQVSLNEVEPQFRRRRPDFQRRRNNIGKLSIKNITDTGRDSDFDLDNNNLINKTTTTDTTLSIINKNEEAFTTKGIVTTVILLKNDSNLNFQTTVSNTIVNVTTPIQATTSTLRSRTTSTIKASSPSTTLSGVKKAKSKERNNIFNRRRKPSKFAGFRQDSNKDNVELSVLGETTITTSFPNIIETNTPPL, encoded by the exons atgagtctagtcaaaaataaaatactgccAACCCTTATAGTGGTATTGGTATGTCTCTCCATATCTTCAG GAACAAAGTTGGTCAAAAGACAAGTTGATAATCAAAAGAAAGTTGTCTGCTACTATGCAAACTGGGCTGTCTACAGACAAGGCCAGGCCAAATTCTCACCTCAAAACATTAATCCTTATTTGTGCACGCATTTGATCTACGCATTTGGAGGATTGAAAAAAGATGATACAATTGCTCCATTTGACAAATACCAGGATCTAGAAAAAA GGGGATTATCACATTTTGCCTCCCTCAAAACATACAACAAGGAATTAAAAACCATGGTGGCCATTGGAGGATGGAATGAAGCATCCAAGAAATTTAGTCCCATGGTTGCTGATCCTGAGAGGCGATACACATTCATCAAGAGTGCTGTTCAGTTCTTGAGGCGATATAACTTTGATGGAATTGATTTGGATTGGGAGTATCCCACACAACGTGACGGAGGAAGGCCTcaagataaagaaaattatgCTAAATTGATCAAA GAAATGAGAGAAGCTTTTGAACGCGAAGCTGATCAAACTGGAAAGGATCGTCTCATCATATCTATGGCTGTTCCAGCTTCATTGGAAATTACTGCTGAAGGATATGACGTACGAGCATTGGATAAGGATTTGGATTTCTTTAATGTTTTAGCCTATGACTACCACTCCTCATTAGAGACAGCTGTGAATCATCATTCTCCTCTTTTCCGAATTAAAGAGATTTCGGAATTTGATTTCCGCACAGATTTAAATATCGAATCCacaattaagtattatttaggACATGGTGCTTCACCAAATAAACTTGTTTTGGGTATTCCTACCTATGGTCGCTCTTACACACTTGTAAATCCTGATGCACATGAAATTGGAAGCCCAACTGATGGCCCAGGAGTAAAAGGAAATGGAACAAAAGAAGATGGATACCTTGCTTATTATGAA ATTTGTAAAGGTATCAAGGAGCAAAAATGGGATGTTGTAAGAGCAAATCCTGGACAAACTGGTCCCTATGCACATCACGATAATTTTTGGGTTGGATACGATGATATTGATATTGTACGTGAAAAGGCATACTACGTTGCTGAAGAAGGACTAGGAGGAATTATGTTCTGGACGATTGACAACGATGATTTCCGAGGAAATTGTCATAATGAACCTTATCCTCTCATTGAAGCTGCCAAAAGAGCTCTCTACTCTTCCACTACATCCGTGCAATC AAGTCGGTCAGACAGACCAAGAAGCTTGAGCAACAACCGTGGAGTAACAACGCCATCCCCACCAACTACACCCAGCTCTGAACCAA GTTTCGTATGTACGGATGAAGGATTCTTTCCCCATACAAAGAGTTGCAAAAAATACTATTGGTGTTTGGAAGCAGCAGGTGTTGGCATGGTAGCCCATACATTTACATGTCCCCAAGGTCTTTTTTTCAACTCATTAACTGATGGATGTGACTTTAAACGTAATGTGGAATGTGGAGACAAAAGTACAAAGGAGGAAGTGAAGGTCGAAGACACAACCACAGAATCAAGCGTTGCGTCAAAGTCAAATGATAAGTCCGTTCAGGATATTTTGCAGGAAATTAAATCAGCAG GTGGTCTTGCAGCTTTTGAGGAACAATTACAGGAAGAAGAATTTGAAAAGAAGGAGTTGAAGCAGAGAACCAAGGATCGGAATGATGACATTTCAAGCAAAACAAGGAATCGTTTCACAAAGCTTTTAGAGAGGAAGAAGCCCAAAGAAAG AGAGGAGAATATTCCTGCAGAAGATAACGAAATTGTTCTTCCTGAGACTCCAAGGAACTCCTTGGTTCAAGACCCATTGAAAAATGTTCAAAGAACATCCTTTTTAAACCGTGGTACTCCTCCACAAAGTGAAAATATTTCTGGATT gGGCAAGGCTGAGCCTGTCAAAATCTCTTCTGACAGCTTCAGACCCAAAACATTTGTTCGAaatgaggaagaagaagaagaactaGAAGTGATTAAAATTGACGACCAAACCCCTGATTTGAT TACTGAAGGAACTCCTACTCTACTCCAACGCTCTCGTGATTCTGAGAg TCGTAATTTGGCTTATGTAACAATCGATCGATCCAGAGGAACCCCCAAACTATCCGATGATACTGAACCCGTCATTCCATCTCAAGGCAGAGAATCCGCAGCACCGTCAACAACGTTAGTGGAAGAAGAAGCCCCAAGAGACCGAGAAAATACGGTCCGTGACTTAGA ATATGTGACAATTCAAAGAGGAGTTCCttcaaggaaaaaattacaatcacAG GTCACTTCCTCTTCTAATTCTACTTCCCCTGCTGTTGACCCTGCTGCCATTGACAGTCACAGCAAAGATGCTGCTGATGATGAAactaaaaagaacaataataaaaatcaagatgATGGTCCTTCAACAACCACACTTCTGCCAACGACCACTTTTACGTCGGAAGTGACGTCGACAGCAACAGCGACAACCACAACTCTTGATTCTATTAAAACCACAATTTTCCCTTCAAACatatttgatgaagaaaatattttgaacatcactgtttttaaaactatttctgAAACACTGCGGTTACCAAATGTCTCTTTATTTAGACCTAAGTCCTTAACGGAAAACTCTATCCAGGTTCATTCTGCTAAACTTTCATCcagcaaatatttaaaagatcatAAAACGATGGGGGGAACAACGGAGACGGTTGATGATCTATTATTTTCTACAACAGCCTTCAGTCCATCAACCACAATTGAGCTAACTACAACGAAGACGCCACATCCAAGCACCACCATATCAACGACAACatccattaataaaatacaagcaTTGATCTATCAACGGAAGAATTCCGGGAAAAATAGCTTCTTTCTTAATAAGAGTCGTAAGGAGTTTGAGTCTGCCAATGAAATCAGTGACTCAAAATCCAGCTCGTCTGCCTCTTCCTCTCCTTTGCCCTCAAACTCCATCAAAATTCCATCTTTTAAAAGACCTAACCTTAGAGCTAAATTCCCAAGAAAGCCCTTTGGCAAGAAAGACCTAACACCTTCCACAACGCAACAAAGCTCTTCCCTTATCCCTGACACTAACACCTTTAAACCTCCTTCCACCACCACAACAGAGCGTAATGGCTTTGTCAAGCCAAGTCGGCCAACAAATCgcttattcaataaatttatttctcgTGGTACCATTGGTAAACTCTCCAAGGAAGACAAAACTAGTAGCACGAGTATTAGTGACAATATCACAACAACTACTTCTAAAACCTTAGTCAGTGCTCCTGTCACAAGATCAACCTTAAGATCATTCATTCCTACAAGATCTTTCTCACGTAGACCTTCAAGTGCATTTAAACCCATTGATTTATCTGCTGCACCTAGCAAAAAGAGCATTTCTCAGGATAGATCCTCATCATTCAGAAGAAGTAACCTCTTTACTGAGACCACAACGGATCCTACAACAATAACAACATATCTCCCAGTTATTGTAGAAACCACAGAGAAATTGACCGTCGGAAAGATTTTGGCAAATCTACATGGCGACTCGACAGAGAATCCAGAAAGCTCATCACTTCGGCCCAAGAGTTTCAAgccaaaatttcaaagaaataaactCAGAGAAAAGTTACAACATCAACTTCAAGAGCAACAGGAGAGCATTAACCTTAGCACTGAAGAGCCTGAGACCACCACTAATACTCCTCAATCATCCCTATCTGCTGTTAAAATCAAGAGCAAAATAACTCCAAGACGTATTCTATCAAGACCTGGTTCCAAGCCTTCTAAGCCTCCAAGGGATTTTACTACGCAGAAGCCCAATCCCTCAACTCCATCTCGCTTTCAACCTACGCCCAGGAGAAATTTGAGGAATCGATTTTCACCCACCATAACAGGATTTTCTCGTAATAATGAGAGGAAAAATCTATTTTCCTCTCAGTTGCCTCGCTTTCTCTCAACTACAACTGAATCAACATTCATTGTAACTGAACCTGCTGTCAGAGTCATTTCGAATGGTGACATTGCACAAAAGTTGGGATTAATCCCAACACCCATTCCACTGAGTGTTGGTGGTAGAGATGATGACAGTACTAACATTATTGACTCAACACAAATAAATcctctgaataaaaaagacATCCTCGTCGGACTTTTTAATTCCCAATCCTCGACTAAGTCACCATCGTTTGCTCCAACTGAGAGGAATACGGTTAAAAATCTACTGGAATCCGCAATTGTGTCTTCCTCCATTCCAAAACAAAAAGTTGAATCTTCCACTGAAAGATATGTTCCTTTTTTCCCCAATGCTCTACCTCTTAGAGAACCTATCTCTGACGAAGATGATATTTCTAATGCTAAAGAAGAGGATTTAGCTAACAACTTTGTTAAGCCCATTTCACGCTCAAGCACATCTTTTGCTTCACGAAGACAAAATAAACGAGGACGCAAAATAAAGAGACGAAGAAACCCTTCAGCTTCTTCCAGTAGTATCACAACTGAGGCACCTCAACTATTTCTTGGAGGTCCAACAGTTAGTCCTAGTAGAAACGTGCCCAAAAGACAATTTGGTCGAAGACCTAATTTTTctaggcaaaaaaatataagaaaccgCTTAACATCTGAAAGAGAAACGACGACCTTTGCCCCTGAGTCATCTGAGTCAGTAGTAGAACAAGGAGAAGAACCTAACAATCAAGTTTCTCTCAATGAAGTAGAGCCTCAATTCAGAAGACGACGACCTGACTTTCAGAGAAGACGTAATAATATAGGTAAgttatcaatcaaaaatatcacTGACACTGGTCGTGACTCCGACTTTGACCTGGACAACAACAATCTcatcaataaaacaacaacaacagataCTACGCTGTcgataattaacaaaaatgaagaagctTTTACAACAAAAGGAATAGTCACTACAGTCATATTGCTGAAGAATGACTCAAATCTTAACTTCCAAACTACAGTATCTAACACCATTGTCAATGTTACTACTCCTATTCAAGCTACGACAAGTACTTTGAGAAGTAGAACAACATCAACAATTAAAGCCTCATCTCCCTCAACTACTTTGAGTGGTGTCAAAAAGGCTAAATCGAAAgaaagaaacaatatttttaatcgcAGAAGAAAACCTTCCAAATTTGCAGGTTTTCGACAGGATTCTAATAAGGATAATGTTGAACTCTCCGTATTAGGAGAGACCACCATAACCACTTCATTTCCTAATATAATAGAAACAAATACTCCCCCTCTCTGA